A stretch of DNA from Aquarana catesbeiana isolate 2022-GZ unplaced genomic scaffold, ASM4218655v1 unanchor229, whole genome shotgun sequence:
TGtacagaatattattattatacagcatttatatagtgccagcagtttgcacagcactttacaaaatcaaggtagacattacagttacaatacaatttggtacaagaggattcAGAGAGCCCTGTTCACAGATAGGCTGCGATTGGCCCTATCTGTATCAtataatcactgtgaccaatcacagagatcaactcAATAGCACACAATGAATGGCTacgaatggaagccattcattgtttacaattgccatgtgatctgctgtgattggtcacagggatcacatggtaccaggagaggcccagtacactgatctgtcatccgctgtgtccagTGACAGAATCACGCCACAGCGTGGCCTGTGGGGtgatcctgggtggacatcatatgacatccacccagaatggcAGCGATCCCGCCCGACCTTCATAttactataggctgggtgggaagtagttaactGAAGCAGGTAAAGATGTCCTCATTCTTGCTGTACTGGTATCATCTCAGGAGATATGAAATACATTGTAACTTTGTGGTTAGTAAAAGCCAGTAACAGTCATCCAGAAATTTGTGTTCGGCCATTCTACCAGCTGAACAATTTACGATGATGAGTCTGATACTATTAGTGAGGACGGATATCTGCTTGCTGTTCTAATGACTTTAGCCTGGATTTGAAGGGTTTATGATGGCTATTAGAGTCAGACTGGGATGTGTATTATGTTGGGTTCTGGTAATGGGATTTATGATGGCTCAATCAATGTTTTCCATGCTTTGTTGTGATTTTGGTTTATTTGGGTAGGAGGTTCTGCTGTGTCCTATCAATGGACTGATAAGGATGTTTTGGGATGCAGCTAAAAGTGTGTGAATTGCAGAAGATGTCCTTCCGGGATTATGGAAAGCAGATCACCGCTGTTAGGTGTCTCCTATTCTACAAAATGTCATGGCTGACCTCTGAATTCTGAACATAGCTGCCCTGGTTCTTCTCACAGAGCTTTTAGGGGGCTCACTGAGCATTATCATCAAAATAAGCATttgttctgagtgctccagttataGCAAATCTCCCCctaagtgtttgtgaaagcttacacTAAAAATGTATTCGGCCAATGAAAAGTAATGACTCCAATTTTATATTTCTACTGCATCAgtggccaacacagtacaacacttcatccatgtctttggtgatctatGGTCTCCTTATGAAGTTTTTTTACATGATGATCAGCCATGTAGTATATCCGAGGTGTATAGccgggtgtgcttcttccccacatgagagctgtgatgtccagcaacattcatatagaagacatttcccgcactcaaggcactaatacacctcgagggttgtgtgggatccctgatgtacaggaagacaggacttcattgaggaacaattccctcacataggacaggaaagtggcttctcatctatgtgcaatctctgatgtctggaaagattggacttcactgaaaaacacttcccgcactcagggcaggaatacggcttctccctcaTGTGCAACCTTTGATGGTTGTAAAGAGTGCACTTCTGtgaaaaacttttcccacactcaggacagaaatacggcttctcccctgtgtgagatctctgatgcacGGAAAGATGGGATTtacgtgaaaaacattttccacactcaggacaagaaAGTGGCTtatcccccgtgtgcaatctctgatgtctggaaagatgaaacttctgtgaaaaacattttccacactcaggacaggaatacggcttctcctctgtgtgagatctctgatgtttgttaagattggacttctgtgcaaaacatttcccacacacagcacaggaatacggcttttcccccgtgtgagatctctgatgaatgacaagatctgatttttgtatataacatttcccgcactcagaacaggaatatggcttctcgcctgtgtgcaatttctgatgtctgtaaagtTGTGACTTTGATGAATAACAGTTCCCACATTCGGGAcagaaaaaaaatggctttataCCTGTGTGCAGTCTATGATGTTTGTAAAAATTggacttgtgtgaaaaacatttcccgcactcaggacaggaatacggcttctcacctgtgtgagatcttttatgcacattaagatcgtatttaaaacggaaacacttcccacactcagcacaggaaaaccttttatctgttggaaggacggcaccgtccctcacagtctgaggttcctcaggataagaggaatacgatggtccatctacactgtgtggtgccggatggacattggaggtagccgggttttctcctggactatactgtgtgatgtcctcatcttctactttacagtctggagacaaagtgagacaatcttctgaggttttcctcatctcccgtccgtgtactaaaatagaaataaaaagattattactagacatgagctgattggttcccctaaaccaggactctgcccacatcaggcagctttgtctctgaggatcttacaattccaccctcaatgtaactagtaaatgggtcttcTGAATATCCTaccatttctttattcatggaccttagtcagagagtgaggaaacaacaatAGCTGTCTTTTATAAGAGTGACaatgatgaggggattataggacgagtctccccaccccctctatcactcatttcCATCCTTCTAatacaagaagtcctgcacttccttatttggTCATGAATAACAGCAGgactgagccccaccagaggtcagagagtgaggatggggggagaacaaccaagatgaagactggactgatcctgaagacgtccatcattgggttattgactcctctcTCAATATCTTTTTCTGTTTAAGGTTTCAAAGTTtaaggatgttatcacattattatcaacatgttaAAGTCTGTGCACCAATCAGATTATCAGATAtgaaatgtccagctggtagaaaatgggtgtaacaaatgagaatacatattatgtttatacagtatatagcagtggGTGGAGAATAGAGAGCAGAAGTCAGGGGTATGTAACCCAAAACTTATTTTATAGGATACATCAGTCAGGACTATATAGTACttgaatgatgtaatgtacaacataaaaTATATAGTACAGGGATCAGAACTATGTACCATGCAATATACAGAGAATTATACAATCAAGATTCATattattggtattcagtaatcagtggaagctttaatgtttacatgagacaagttgcagaggtcccacaccgctgcctcccatctcctgagactgcactcagtgatttgggtctgagactatacagacatattccTCCACCCGACACAGCCAGCAAACAACAGAGCAAGTAGCCccaggagaattgttctgtcagagatcttactaGAGCTGGGCAAGGAGAATACCCAAGAGGCATGTCCTAGGTGCCTAGGTCGAGCAACGcctattaaaaaaatcaaaattttgctgccagctgaaccccagaagctacataaatccagtctagatacataaattgagTCTTACATGATATTGCTAAGTGTTTGAGTTGGAATATATTGTTAATGTATTTTTATACAACTACATCAATATTAGTATtcagtgaagaagctcacaaaacCAGGTAATGTAGTGACCTTCCAAGATGACAGTTGTGCCATCACAAGAGGGGATATCTTAattgcaaaggctaaaattacagatgaactgtatcagctgaactgcaatgaggtggTTAATATGGCCATGGAGGAAAAACATTCACACATGGCACAAACAACTTGGGCACAGAAGGTCTGACATAATGAAGAAATTAACAGAGAACGACTATGAAGTGGAATAAAAATTAGTCCATTtgatcaaacaatgaaatgcaccagctgtaaAAAGGAAAAATGACATACTGGGGGTAAGCAATTATGACCGCATTCTACAAAATCGACTTCCAGGAAAATCAACTGAGAAAACTCCATATGAAATGTGAAATGGAAAAGCCCTGAATTTGAACCATCTAAAATTTTTTGGAAGCAAAGCCTATGtgcacatcccaaaagaaaaatttacaaaatgggatgcttgctcaaaggaaggtgtacttgtggggtacagtgaatctcaaaaagggatacagaattctacaccaagacacaaacaaggtaaccatcagtagaagtgtaattgtcCATGAAACTTCAATGTGTTAAAAAATGTTATTTTGAACTAACACAAGCACTTAAATCTGAGTAaaattccacatcagtgtcacatgaagataagaaacaaagtgacacagaaatagaaattaacacagacaatccaaatgctgtaaaagaagaaaccaggccacaagaggcttcaatcaggAAATTCACCAGAAGCAATCCCACCCAAACGTCTGTCCTATgttaaaaccagagccagattcatgggatAAGACACAAAGACTTCCAACTCATGAGAAACAAAAGCGGATTAGAAGCTTTGACAAATACgcttacaagaaacagatttatagaactgagatcTGAAATGGGACTAATATAAAGAGTAGTTACTGAGTGGGgatgttggaatacattgttcatgtatttttatGCAACTACATCAATATCAGTATACAGTAGAGATATagtcttcaaccagtagatggcaatgtttataagtttgtagctgctctatggtaaactctatgtcttttctctgtttaataaagttcctgtttcctgtctgcagttaagcagcaaagcccatgtgcaCTATCTGtcttctgtagggctatatacataATTTCTACCAGGTTCTGGACACAGACATAGCCAGCTACAGCAAAAGAAGTGGTACAGCAACAGGAATAAGACTGCCAAAGAATGAAATAAAATGGCCAGTATCACAGCTGCAAAGCTTTCATTTACAAATCTGACAAACAAGAACTACCAGTCTTGGTAGTTCAAGATGTAAATGCTGCTCATAAGAGAAGGTATGTGGAAATGTATAAATGAAATTTAGACCAGAACAGAGTGgatagaaaaagaccaaaaaagctcagagcacaatctctcttgGCATAGAAGATGATTAAATCATACATATATGTAAGTGCAAAACTGCTAAGAAAACATGGGAAGGATTACAAAAGGTGCGCAATAGAGCTGAAttcagcaataaactgtatttgattagaaaactttatcaaaccaagctgatgaaagGCCAGTATATGTAGGATTACATAAGGCACAACTTGGAACTGGTTGACTGCCTGAGGaataggagaagaaataaaaggTTTTCATGTTGCAGCACTATTACTCAgtggcttaccagaaagttatgaaacACTTGCCACAGCACTTGATGCACATCCAAATGATGAACTGATATTGGAAAATGTTAAGGGCAAGCTTGTGGATAAATATAAGCGTAAAACAAAAGCATTAATAGTGACGGTGCTTCTGTCTGCTTTAAAGACGAAAAATAAGAGTAAAAACAGTAACGCCCAGCAAAGTGgattgtgcactgtctgttctgtagggctatatacagaatttctaacagttTATTTTACTGTGGACAAATCAGTgagcagtgtgggtggaggaatgtatttagtgttaatgacccacctttgctgatctctgtaggagtgtcctcctctataattAGTCTAATTATTCCATCTTCCTCCATAGACTGATGATCATTCCCcacatacatctcttcttcttccactttaacctcaactttagaatctctcaggtttccaatctgaaaatataataaaaatgacatcaattgtaacattgcagataatgtacagatcctaatgatactatcagttattattcctcatctacctgatgatggtgagggatggtgtgaccttcctgtttgGAATCcctggaatacagaggacggggacatctctctggtgggtttttgTAGCTGGGTGACTCCACCATGTTCTCCCAGTAcatatttttgtgtttatttaggAACTCTgagtcctccatcaccccatcctcatcctcctcttttatctcttctttgacATCAACTTTacaatctctcaggtttccactctgaagaCGTAATAAAAACGACATCAATGGTAACAacacagataatgtacagatcctaatgatactatcagtgattgttcctcatctacctgatgatgctGAGGGATcctgtgaccttcctgtgtggaatccagaGGATGGAGACATCTCTCTGGTGGATTTCTGTtactggatgactccaccatggtgtcctggtacagatctttgtgtttttttagaaTCTCTGACTtccccatcaccccatcctcatcatcatccacTTTTATCTCTTTCTTTACTTCAACTTTAAAAtatctcaggtttccactctgaagatataataaaaatgacatcaatggtaataGTGCAGATAATGTACatatcctaatgatactatcagtaattgttcctcatctacctgatgatggtgagggatggtttgatcttcctgtgtggaatcccgggaatacagaggacggggacatctctctggtgggttcctattactggatccatctgtaggaaacacacacactgactgaatacattgtttctatgtgtttatcagatgatgggggatctaggtggaccctccgtactgctctctcctttacaataaagtctcctcttacccggtgatgtgaggggcggctgattcttcatcatgatgtccttgtagagatccttgtgtcctaaaTACTCCCACTTCTCCATGGAGAAACAAACAGTTACATCTTGaaacacacaatgatacagtcaccatccagacacatcccttgtctgttactggataatgtcccagaattcccagcaccgctcacctctcctgtcagcagctccatcatcttcttggtgacttctagaatcttctgcatgttgtgtctctcaggttttagagagtcacatggaggcactgtgatggtca
This window harbors:
- the LOC141121750 gene encoding uncharacterized protein isoform X2; its protein translation is MIKSIRMEEDWSHMTERILNLTLEIIYLLTGERFPLVKSGDHMTITVPPCDSLKPERHNMQKILEVTKKMMELLTGEWEYLGHKDLYKDIMMKNQPPLTSPDGSSNRNPPERCPRPLYSRDSTQEDQTIPHHHQSGNLRYFKVEVKKEIKVDDDEDGVMGKSEILKKHKDLYQDTMVESSSNRNPPERCLHPLDSTQEGHRIPQHHQSGNLRDCKVDVKEEIKEEDEDGVMEDSEFLNKHKNMYWENMVESPSYKNPPERCPRPLYSRDSKQEGHTIPHHHQIGNLRDSKVEVKVEEEEMYVGNDHQSMEEDGIIRLIIEEDTPTEISKVHGREMRKTSEDCLTLSPDCKVEDEDITQYSPGENPATSNVHPAPHSVDGPSYSSYPEEPQTVRDGAVLPTDKRFSCAECGKCFRFKYDLNVHKRSHTGEKPYSCPECGKCFSHKSNFYKHHRLHTGIKPFFFCPECGNCYSSKSQLYRHQKLHTGEKPYSCSECGKCYIQKSDLVIHQRSHTGEKPYSCAVCGKCFAQKSNLNKHQRSHTEEKPYSCPECGKCFSQKFHLSRHQRLHTGDKPLSCPECGKCFSRKSHLSVHQRSHTGEKPYFCPECGKSFSQKCTLYNHQRLHMREKPYSCPECGKCFSVKSNLSRHQRLHIDEKPLSCPM
- the LOC141121750 gene encoding uncharacterized protein isoform X3, which gives rise to MIKSIRMEEDWSHMTERILNLTLEIIYLLTGERFPLVKSGDHMTITVPPCDSLKPERHNMQKILEVTKKMMELLTGEKWEYLGHKDLYKDIMMKNQPPLTSPDGSSNRNPPERCPRPLYSRDSTQEDQTIPHHHQSGNLRDCKVDVKEEIKEEDEDGVMEDSEFLNKHKNMYWENMVESPSYKNPPERCPRPLYSRDSKQEGHTIPHHHQIGNLRDSKVEVKVEEEEMYVGNDHQSMEEDGIIRLIIEEDTPTEISKVHGREMRKTSEDCLTLSPDCKVEDEDITQYSPGENPATSNVHPAPHSVDGPSYSSYPEEPQTVRDGAVLPTDKRFSCAECGKCFRFKYDLNVHKRSHTGEKPYSCPECGKCFSHKSNFYKHHRLHTGIKPFFFCPECGNCYSSKSQLYRHQKLHTGEKPYSCSECGKCYIQKSDLVIHQRSHTGEKPYSCAVCGKCFAQKSNLNKHQRSHTEEKPYSCPECGKCFSQKFHLSRHQRLHTGDKPLSCPECGKCFSRKSHLSVHQRSHTGEKPYFCPECGKSFSQKCTLYNHQRLHMREKPYSCPECGKCFSVKSNLSRHQRLHIDEKPLSCPM
- the LOC141121750 gene encoding uncharacterized protein isoform X1, whose translation is MIKSIRMEEDWSHMTERILNLTLEIIYLLTGERFPLVKSGDHMTITVPPCDSLKPERHNMQKILEVTKKMMELLTGEKWEYLGHKDLYKDIMMKNQPPLTSPDGSSNRNPPERCPRPLYSRDSTQEDQTIPHHHQSGNLRYFKVEVKKEIKVDDDEDGVMGKSEILKKHKDLYQDTMVESSSNRNPPERCLHPLDSTQEGHRIPQHHQSGNLRDCKVDVKEEIKEEDEDGVMEDSEFLNKHKNMYWENMVESPSYKNPPERCPRPLYSRDSKQEGHTIPHHHQIGNLRDSKVEVKVEEEEMYVGNDHQSMEEDGIIRLIIEEDTPTEISKVHGREMRKTSEDCLTLSPDCKVEDEDITQYSPGENPATSNVHPAPHSVDGPSYSSYPEEPQTVRDGAVLPTDKRFSCAECGKCFRFKYDLNVHKRSHTGEKPYSCPECGKCFSHKSNFYKHHRLHTGIKPFFFCPECGNCYSSKSQLYRHQKLHTGEKPYSCSECGKCYIQKSDLVIHQRSHTGEKPYSCAVCGKCFAQKSNLNKHQRSHTEEKPYSCPECGKCFSQKFHLSRHQRLHTGDKPLSCPECGKCFSRKSHLSVHQRSHTGEKPYFCPECGKSFSQKCTLYNHQRLHMREKPYSCPECGKCFSVKSNLSRHQRLHIDEKPLSCPM
- the LOC141121750 gene encoding uncharacterized protein isoform X4, which codes for MEKWEYLGHKDLYKDIMMKNQPPLTSPDGSSNRNPPERCPRPLYSRDSTQEDQTIPHHHQSGNLRYFKVEVKKEIKVDDDEDGVMGKSEILKKHKDLYQDTMVESSSNRNPPERCLHPLDSTQEGHRIPQHHQSGNLRDCKVDVKEEIKEEDEDGVMEDSEFLNKHKNMYWENMVESPSYKNPPERCPRPLYSRDSKQEGHTIPHHHQIGNLRDSKVEVKVEEEEMYVGNDHQSMEEDGIIRLIIEEDTPTEISKVHGREMRKTSEDCLTLSPDCKVEDEDITQYSPGENPATSNVHPAPHSVDGPSYSSYPEEPQTVRDGAVLPTDKRFSCAECGKCFRFKYDLNVHKRSHTGEKPYSCPECGKCFSHKSNFYKHHRLHTGIKPFFFCPECGNCYSSKSQLYRHQKLHTGEKPYSCSECGKCYIQKSDLVIHQRSHTGEKPYSCAVCGKCFAQKSNLNKHQRSHTEEKPYSCPECGKCFSQKFHLSRHQRLHTGDKPLSCPECGKCFSRKSHLSVHQRSHTGEKPYFCPECGKSFSQKCTLYNHQRLHMREKPYSCPECGKCFSVKSNLSRHQRLHIDEKPLSCPM
- the LOC141121750 gene encoding uncharacterized protein isoform X5; this translates as MIKSIRMEEDWSHMTERILNLTLEIIYLLTGERFPLVKSGDHMTITVPPCDSLKPERHNMQKILEVTKKMMELLTGEKWEYLGHKDLYKDIMMKNQPPLTSPDGSSNRNPPERCPRPLYSRDSTQEDQTIPHHHQIGNLRDSKVEVKVEEEEMYVGNDHQSMEEDGIIRLIIEEDTPTEISKVHGREMRKTSEDCLTLSPDCKVEDEDITQYSPGENPATSNVHPAPHSVDGPSYSSYPEEPQTVRDGAVLPTDKRFSCAECGKCFRFKYDLNVHKRSHTGEKPYSCPECGKCFSHKSNFYKHHRLHTGIKPFFFCPECGNCYSSKSQLYRHQKLHTGEKPYSCSECGKCYIQKSDLVIHQRSHTGEKPYSCAVCGKCFAQKSNLNKHQRSHTEEKPYSCPECGKCFSQKFHLSRHQRLHTGDKPLSCPECGKCFSRKSHLSVHQRSHTGEKPYFCPECGKSFSQKCTLYNHQRLHMREKPYSCPECGKCFSVKSNLSRHQRLHIDEKPLSCPM